DNA from Corallococcus soli:
AGGGCCGGGGCGTCGTCGCGAACTTCACGCTGCAGGAGAGCGAGTCCATGGTCTTCACCCTGCGCGAGGGCGGGGTGGAGGGCTGCCACCTGCACCTGCACACGCACGACTCCGCGGAGAAGCTCTTCCGGGACACGGTGGACTACTGGCGGCACTGGTTGTCCAAGTGCAAGTACACCGGGCGCTGGCGGGAGATGGTGCAGCGCTCGGCGCTGGCCCTGAAGCTGATGACCTTCGAGCCGTCGGGCGCCATCGTCGCGGCGCCGACGTGCAGCCTGCCGGAGTCCCCGGGGGGCACGCGCAACTGGGACTACCGCTACTGCTGGCTCAGGGACGCGGCCTTCACCGTCTACGCGTTCATGCGCATCGGGTTCGACGAGGAGGCCGCCGCGTTCATGCGCTGGGTGGAGGCACGGTGCGCGGAGTCCGGGGACGGGCCGCTGCCCCTGATGTTCTGCCTGGATGGCAGCCCGGTGCCGAAGGAGGAGGAGCTGCTTCACCTGTCCGGCTACGGCGGCGCGAAGCCGGTGCGCATTGGCAACCTGGCCGCGCACCAGCTCCAACTGGACATCTACGGGGAGCTGATGGACTCCGTGTACCTGTCCAACAAGTACGCGGCGCCCATCTCCTATGACTTCTGGCGGCACCTGCGCCGGCTGGTGGACTGGGTCTGCGAGAACTGGCACATGGCGGACGAGGGCATCTGGGAGATCCGCGGCTCGCGCCGGCACTTCGTCTATTCGAAGCTGATGTGCTGGGTGGCGGTGGACCGGGCCATCCGGCTGGCGGACAAGCGCAGCCTGCCCGCGGATCGCGCGAAGTGGCTGACCGTGCGCGACGCCATCTTCGAGGAAATCATGGAGAAGGGCTGGTGCGCGGAGAAGGGCGCCTTCATCCAGGCCTACGGGCATGAGGCGCTGGACGCGGCGAACCTCCTGATGCCGCTGGTGTTCTTCCTGTCGCCGGTGGATCCGCGGATGCTCTCCACCCTGGACCTCATCCGCAAGCCGCCGCGCGAGGGCGGCCTGACGTCCGACGGGCTGGTGTTCCGCTACGAGGCGGACGAGAAGCTGGATGGCATTGAAGGCAGCGAAGGCACCTTCAACCTGTGCAGCTTCTGGCTGGTGGAGGCCATGACGCGCGCGAGCGCGGCCCGGCCGGACCTGCTGGACGAGGCGCGGCTCATCTTCGAGCGCATGCAGGGCTACGCGAACCACCTGGGGCTCTACGCGGAGCAGACGGGCATGTCCGGCGAGGCGCTGGGGAACTTCCCGCAGGCGCTCACGCACCTGTCGCTCATCAGCGCCGCGTACAACCTGGACCGGACGCTGGGACGCCACGATTGAGAGGGGGAGGCTGGTAGAGTGCCGGCACCCGCCATGTCCGACCTGTACCCGCTGCTGTTCCGCATCGCCGTGAAGGCGGATGCCCATTACGACGAGCTCAGCCGCCGCGTGCGCAAGGGGCTGGGGATCGCCCCGCCGCTGCGCATCCTGCCGTACCGGGGCTATGGCACCCCGGAGCGCGTGGTCATCAAGGCGCGCGTGCTGGAGGAGCGCAAGGTGAAGCCCTCGCGCCAGCGGCACACGCTCTTGAGCAGCGCGGTGGCGTCGTACAAGCGCTACATGACGCGCGAAATCTCCAGCGCGCACGTGGCGGTGCGCTGGGGGGACAAGCACTGGGAGGGCACGACGGACGAGGAGGGCTTCCTGGAGCTGTGGGTGCCGCCGCCGTCGGGGGTGCGCTCCGGCTGGCACATGGTGGAGCTGGAGCTGCTGTCGCCGGATCCGGACGGGGTCTCGCGCGTGTCGGCGCCGGTGCGGGTGGCGGGGGCGAGCGCGGAGCTGGGCGTCATCAGCGACATCGACGACACGGTCATCGCCACGGGGGTGACGGATGTGCTCAAGCGCGCGTGGGCGCTGTTCCTCACGGAGCATCGGGTGCGGCTGCCATTCCCGGGCGTGGATGCCTTCTACGCGGCGCTCCAGGCGGGCGCGAGCGGCACGGCGGACAACCCCATCTTCTACGTGTCCAGCAGCCCGTGGAACCTCTACGAGCACCTGGACGAGTTCCTGGCCACGCACCGCATCCCCATCGGTCCGCTGCTCTTGCGCGACTGGGGCCTGTCGCGCCACGGCTTCGCGCCGGGCGGGGGACACGGGCACAAGCTGGACAAGATTCGCGGCGTGCTGGAGACGCTGTCGCACCTGCCGTTCGTGTTGATTGGGGACAGCGGGCAGGAGGACGCGGAGCACTACCGCACCATCGTGCGCGAGTTCCCCGGCCGCATCCGCTGCGTCTACATCCGCAACGTGCCGGGGCGCTCCAGCCGCGCGATGGAGATGGCCACCATCGCGGAGGACATCCGCGCGGGGGGCAGCGAGCTGGTGGTGGTGGACGACACGGTGGCCGCCGCCAGGCACGCGGCCCGGGCCGGGTGGATCCGCTGGGAAGAGGTGCCGGAGGTGGAGGCGCACCGCCGCGAGGACGCCGCCCGGGGTGCATTGGGCGAGCGGGGCTGAAGATTTCCAGCCGCCGCGTGCGGCTTCGCGTCACGGCGGGGTGACGCGGGGGTTGTTGCTTGAGGGTGGGGACGGGGGTGTGGCAGAGCGGGGGCTCCCGCTTCACCGCTCCTCCCCGTCTCACCGCTCAAGGATGTGACCATGCTTCGACACCGGGTGCAGTTGTCCGTGCTGGCTTCCGCGCTGTGGTTGGGTGCCTGCAACGCAGCGCCTCCGCCCACGGAGCCGACGCCGACGCCAGAGGCCACGCAGTCCGTGCGCTCGGTGGAGTCGCGGCTGAGCCAGATTGAGCTGGAGTACGAGGGCCCGACGGCGCTGCTCGAAGCCGACATGGAGGCGGGCAACGAGGAATGCGACACGTACAACAACTGGTGCGACGGCACGCTGGACGTCTACAGCTTCCCGTGGACGTCCACGCAGGCGCCCACGCTGGCGGACGCGGTGGAGTCGGTGTTCGCGCTGCGCCAGGACGACCGCATCCCGTTCCGGTTCCAGGGCAACGTGCCGTTCAGCACGATGTCGCAGCAGCTCTTCTTCTTCGACGCGTTGGATCCGCACCTGTTGACGGAGCTGGGCAACGGCACGGAGCAGGTGCAGGTGGCCTACTACTACGCG
Protein-coding regions in this window:
- a CDS encoding glycoside hydrolase family 15 protein, yielding MNRNVDLKGGVAIEDHGVIGDLRTVALVGHEGTIDWLCYPHFDSPSLFAALVDPEKGGYWRVSPEPDGVLKRQFYWPDTNVLVTRFYTSDGVGELIDLMPLGKGARSEGREVLRRVRVVRGHMAFRMECFPAFNYARDEHETHVVSGGAAFVSKDLSMQLVTPAKLKQEGRGVVANFTLQESESMVFTLREGGVEGCHLHLHTHDSAEKLFRDTVDYWRHWLSKCKYTGRWREMVQRSALALKLMTFEPSGAIVAAPTCSLPESPGGTRNWDYRYCWLRDAAFTVYAFMRIGFDEEAAAFMRWVEARCAESGDGPLPLMFCLDGSPVPKEEELLHLSGYGGAKPVRIGNLAAHQLQLDIYGELMDSVYLSNKYAAPISYDFWRHLRRLVDWVCENWHMADEGIWEIRGSRRHFVYSKLMCWVAVDRAIRLADKRSLPADRAKWLTVRDAIFEEIMEKGWCAEKGAFIQAYGHEALDAANLLMPLVFFLSPVDPRMLSTLDLIRKPPREGGLTSDGLVFRYEADEKLDGIEGSEGTFNLCSFWLVEAMTRASAARPDLLDEARLIFERMQGYANHLGLYAEQTGMSGEALGNFPQALTHLSLISAAYNLDRTLGRHD
- a CDS encoding App1 family protein, translated to MSDLYPLLFRIAVKADAHYDELSRRVRKGLGIAPPLRILPYRGYGTPERVVIKARVLEERKVKPSRQRHTLLSSAVASYKRYMTREISSAHVAVRWGDKHWEGTTDEEGFLELWVPPPSGVRSGWHMVELELLSPDPDGVSRVSAPVRVAGASAELGVISDIDDTVIATGVTDVLKRAWALFLTEHRVRLPFPGVDAFYAALQAGASGTADNPIFYVSSSPWNLYEHLDEFLATHRIPIGPLLLRDWGLSRHGFAPGGGHGHKLDKIRGVLETLSHLPFVLIGDSGQEDAEHYRTIVREFPGRIRCVYIRNVPGRSSRAMEMATIAEDIRAGGSELVVVDDTVAAARHAARAGWIRWEEVPEVEAHRREDAARGALGERG